From Caballeronia insecticola, a single genomic window includes:
- the ugpB gene encoding sn-glycerol-3-phosphate ABC transporter substrate-binding protein UgpB: protein MSCKPLFRSISAAAILAFGASTAAHAATEIQFWHAMEAALGERVNDIANDFNASQSDYKIVPVFKGTYDQTLAAGIAAFRSGNAPAILQVYEVGTATMMQGKKAVVPVYDVFKQAGVPLDEKAFVPTISGYYSDAKTGHLISMPFNSSTPVLYYNKDAFKKAGLDPNQPPKTWADVEADAKKLKAAGYSCGYSSGWQSWIQLENYSAWHAAPFATKNNGFDGLDAKLEFNKPLQVAHIAFLQKMAKEGNFTYVGRKDEPVSKFYSGDCGIITNSSGSRATINKFAKFDYGIGMMPYDANVKGAPQNAIIGGASLWVLSGKDPAVYKGVAKFLAYLSSPPVAAKWHQDTGYLPVTQAAYELTQKQGFYDKNPGADIAIKQMLNKPPLAYTKGLRLGNMPQIRTIVDEELEQVWAEKKTPQQALDASVQRGDELLRRFEKAGN, encoded by the coding sequence ATGAGCTGTAAGCCCTTGTTCCGCTCGATCTCGGCCGCGGCCATTCTGGCGTTCGGCGCCAGCACCGCGGCGCACGCCGCGACGGAAATCCAGTTCTGGCATGCGATGGAAGCCGCGCTCGGCGAGCGCGTGAACGACATCGCCAACGACTTCAACGCATCGCAGAGCGATTACAAGATCGTCCCCGTGTTCAAGGGCACGTATGACCAGACGCTCGCGGCGGGCATCGCGGCGTTCCGCAGCGGCAACGCGCCGGCCATCCTGCAAGTGTATGAAGTCGGCACAGCGACCATGATGCAGGGCAAGAAGGCCGTCGTGCCGGTCTACGACGTGTTCAAGCAAGCCGGCGTGCCGCTCGACGAGAAGGCGTTCGTGCCGACCATCTCCGGCTACTACAGCGACGCGAAGACCGGCCATCTGATTTCGATGCCGTTCAACAGCTCGACGCCGGTGCTCTACTACAACAAGGACGCCTTCAAGAAGGCGGGCCTCGATCCGAACCAGCCGCCCAAGACCTGGGCCGATGTCGAAGCCGACGCGAAGAAGCTCAAGGCCGCGGGCTATTCATGCGGCTATTCGTCGGGCTGGCAGAGCTGGATTCAGCTCGAAAACTACAGTGCATGGCACGCCGCGCCGTTCGCGACGAAGAACAACGGCTTCGATGGCCTCGACGCCAAGCTCGAATTCAACAAGCCCTTGCAGGTCGCGCATATCGCCTTCTTGCAGAAGATGGCGAAGGAAGGCAACTTCACCTATGTGGGCCGCAAGGACGAGCCGGTGTCGAAGTTCTATAGCGGCGATTGCGGCATCATCACGAACTCGTCGGGCTCGCGCGCGACCATCAACAAGTTCGCGAAGTTCGACTACGGCATCGGCATGATGCCCTACGACGCGAACGTGAAGGGCGCGCCGCAGAACGCGATTATCGGCGGGGCGAGTCTGTGGGTGCTGTCGGGCAAGGACCCGGCCGTGTACAAGGGCGTCGCGAAGTTTCTCGCGTATCTGAGCTCGCCGCCGGTCGCGGCGAAGTGGCATCAGGACACGGGCTATCTGCCGGTCACGCAGGCCGCCTACGAGCTGACGCAGAAGCAGGGCTTCTATGACAAGAATCCCGGCGCGGACATCGCCATCAAGCAGATGCTGAACAAGCCGCCGCTCGCCTACACGAAGGGCCTGCGTCTGGGCAACATGCCGCAGATACGCACCATCGTCGATGAAGAACTCGAGCAGGTCTGGGCGGAGAAGAAGACGCCGCAACAGGCGCTCGACGCATCGGTGCAACGTGGCGACGAACTGCTGCGCCGCTTCGAGAAGGCCGGCAACTAA
- a CDS encoding type IV pilus secretin PilQ — translation MSRIAPVLHAASKPLVAALATLWLGHAPLAAENTERADATVVLPPLPASLDSQSADQVSIDTRSPPTVESPTDKPAAQPAAQSVEPADALEGPPVPLRPIERLSSADPASGTTQNEGAGKPITLDLKNADLRAALHTFAQFAGLNIVASEKVRGQVSMNLVAVPWRRAFDTLLEVNGLAMERHGNVIWVAPLAELAAREKLRFEAHARAADLEPLASRTFVLRYARAEDLSKMLTGAGNQRVLSKRGSAIADARTNLLFVTDLDARVQQIAELVTRIDKAAPQVMIEAQIVEGDTGLSRDLGVKLGLAAQADRAAGFAGGKDGVVYDLSAGPINGFDAASAGLTLFVAHATRLLNVELSALEAQGRGQIVSRPRIVTADRVKSVVEQGMEVPYQAKVGNGMSGVQFRRATLKLEVEPQITPHGHVILDLDITKDSVGEQTANGPAIHTKHVQTRVEVENGGTVAIGGIYSDDERDDTTGIPVLSKLPVIGWLFRHSARRQSKSELVILITPNVIASGG, via the coding sequence GTGAGCCGCATCGCCCCGGTTTTGCACGCGGCGTCGAAGCCGCTCGTGGCCGCGCTTGCCACGCTATGGTTGGGGCACGCGCCGCTCGCCGCCGAAAACACGGAACGCGCGGATGCGACTGTCGTGCTGCCACCGCTTCCCGCCTCGCTGGATTCGCAATCGGCAGATCAGGTTTCGATCGACACGCGTTCACCACCCACGGTCGAGTCGCCGACCGACAAACCCGCCGCCCAGCCCGCTGCCCAGTCCGTCGAACCGGCGGATGCGCTGGAAGGACCTCCGGTCCCGTTGCGGCCGATCGAACGGCTGAGCAGCGCCGACCCGGCATCCGGCACGACCCAGAACGAAGGCGCAGGCAAGCCGATCACGCTCGACCTCAAGAACGCCGACTTGCGCGCCGCGCTGCATACGTTCGCGCAGTTCGCGGGACTGAACATCGTCGCGAGCGAGAAAGTGCGCGGGCAGGTGTCGATGAACCTCGTCGCGGTCCCGTGGCGGCGCGCGTTCGATACGCTTCTCGAAGTCAACGGCCTCGCCATGGAGCGCCACGGCAACGTCATCTGGGTCGCGCCGCTCGCGGAACTCGCCGCACGCGAGAAACTGCGCTTCGAGGCGCACGCGCGTGCCGCCGACCTCGAACCGCTCGCGAGCCGCACGTTCGTGCTGCGCTATGCACGCGCCGAGGACCTGAGCAAGATGCTGACCGGCGCAGGCAACCAGCGCGTGCTCTCGAAACGCGGTTCCGCCATCGCCGATGCGCGCACGAATCTTCTCTTCGTCACCGATCTCGACGCGCGCGTGCAGCAGATTGCCGAACTCGTCACGCGCATCGACAAAGCCGCGCCGCAGGTGATGATCGAGGCGCAGATCGTCGAAGGTGACACGGGGCTGTCGCGCGATCTCGGCGTGAAACTGGGGCTCGCGGCGCAGGCCGACCGGGCAGCCGGTTTCGCGGGCGGAAAGGATGGTGTGGTATACGATTTGTCGGCGGGTCCGATCAACGGTTTCGACGCCGCGAGCGCCGGGCTCACGCTGTTCGTCGCGCACGCGACGCGGCTGCTCAACGTCGAGCTGAGCGCGCTGGAGGCGCAAGGACGCGGACAGATTGTCTCGCGGCCGCGCATCGTTACGGCGGACCGGGTGAAATCCGTCGTCGAGCAGGGCATGGAAGTGCCGTATCAGGCGAAGGTCGGCAATGGCATGTCGGGCGTGCAGTTCCGGCGCGCAACGCTCAAACTGGAGGTCGAGCCGCAAATCACGCCGCACGGGCACGTCATCCTCGATCTCGACATCACGAAGGACAGCGTCGGCGAGCAAACGGCGAACGGCCCGGCCATCCACACGAAGCACGTCCAGACGCGCGTGGAAGTGGAAAATGGCGGCACGGTGGCGATCGGCGGCATTTATTCCGACGACGAGCGCGACGACACAACCGGCATCCCCGTACTGTCGAAGCTGCCGGTAATCGGCTGGCTCTTTCGTCACAGCGCGCGGCGCCAGTCGAAGAGCGAGCTCGTCATCCTGATTACGCCGAACGTGATCGCGTCGGGCGGGTGA
- the ugpA gene encoding sn-glycerol-3-phosphate ABC transporter permease UgpA → MEKRSRFDTGVLPYLLVAPQLAITALFFLWPAGEALWQATQSQDAFGTSSEFVGLANFRQLFADPLYLSSFNTTMIFCSLVTVSGLVISLLLAACADRVTRGARAYQTLLIWPYAVAPAIAAVLWSFLFNPSIGLVTYALAKQGIVWNHALNGTQAMFLVVLASVWKQVSYNFLFFYAGLQAIPQSLIEAAAIDGAGPVRRFFGIALPLLSPTSFFLLVVNLVYAFFDTFPVIDAATGGGPAQSTKTLIYKIFAEGFQGLDIGSSGAQSVVLMVIVVALTIVQFRFVERRVQYS, encoded by the coding sequence ATGGAAAAACGGTCTCGTTTCGATACCGGCGTCTTGCCGTATCTGCTCGTCGCGCCTCAGCTCGCGATTACCGCGCTGTTCTTTCTCTGGCCCGCGGGCGAGGCGCTCTGGCAAGCGACGCAAAGCCAGGACGCGTTCGGCACGTCGAGCGAATTCGTCGGGCTGGCGAACTTTAGGCAATTGTTCGCCGATCCGCTCTATCTCTCGTCGTTCAATACGACGATGATCTTCTGCTCGCTCGTCACCGTGTCGGGCCTCGTGATCTCGCTGTTGCTCGCCGCCTGCGCCGATCGTGTGACGCGCGGCGCGCGCGCGTATCAGACGCTGCTCATCTGGCCGTATGCGGTCGCGCCCGCGATTGCCGCCGTGTTGTGGTCGTTTCTGTTCAACCCGAGCATCGGGCTTGTCACGTATGCGCTGGCCAAGCAGGGCATCGTGTGGAATCACGCGCTGAACGGCACGCAGGCGATGTTTCTGGTCGTGCTCGCGTCGGTGTGGAAGCAGGTCAGCTATAACTTCCTGTTCTTCTATGCAGGCCTGCAAGCGATTCCGCAATCGCTGATCGAAGCGGCCGCCATCGACGGTGCCGGTCCGGTGCGACGCTTCTTCGGCATCGCGCTGCCGCTGCTTTCGCCGACGTCGTTCTTCCTGCTCGTCGTGAACCTCGTCTACGCGTTCTTCGACACCTTCCCGGTGATCGATGCCGCCACCGGCGGCGGCCCCGCGCAATCGACCAAGACGCTCATCTACAAGATTTTCGCGGAAGGCTTCCAGGGACTGGACATCGGCAGTTCGGGCGCGCAGTCGGTCGTGTTGATGGTGATCGTCGTGGCGCTGACCATCGTGCAGTTCCGCTTCGTCGAACGCAGGGTGCAATATTCATGA
- a CDS encoding deoxyguanosinetriphosphate triphosphohydrolase produces the protein MQLPPGAPSSLALESHLAPYAAHSAQSRGRRFAEAPPAARTEFQRDRDRIVHSTAFRRLEYKTQVFVNHEGDLFRTRLTHSLEVAQIARSVARNLRLNEDLVEAVSLAHDLGHTPFGHAGQDALHDCMRDHGGFEHNLQSLAVVDQLEEHYGAFNGLNLCFETREGILKHCSRENARKLGDLGERFLTGKQPSLEAQIANVADEIAYNNHDVDDGLRSGLITLEQLSEVSLWHTHFEAARADYPNIDGRRLIHETIRRIINTLIVDLIESTSRNLERIAPQSIDDIRNAPPLVAHTEEVAAQAAQLKRFLFRNLYRHFRVMRMANKAKRVVTGLFDAFTDDPRLLPPAYQASQPVAEESANDAPSSSHDSSQARLIAHYIAGMTDRYALKEYQRLFVIDNN, from the coding sequence ATGCAACTTCCACCGGGCGCGCCGTCATCGCTTGCGCTCGAATCGCATCTTGCGCCGTACGCCGCGCATTCCGCGCAATCGCGCGGGCGCCGCTTCGCCGAGGCGCCGCCCGCCGCGCGCACCGAGTTTCAGCGCGACCGCGACCGCATCGTGCATTCGACCGCGTTTCGCCGGCTCGAATACAAGACGCAGGTCTTCGTCAATCATGAGGGCGACCTCTTCCGCACGCGCCTCACGCACAGTCTCGAAGTCGCGCAGATCGCGCGTTCCGTGGCGCGCAATCTGCGGCTGAACGAGGATCTGGTCGAAGCCGTCTCGCTCGCGCACGATCTCGGCCATACGCCGTTCGGTCATGCCGGACAAGACGCGCTGCACGACTGCATGCGCGATCACGGCGGCTTCGAGCACAACCTGCAGAGCCTGGCCGTCGTCGATCAGCTCGAAGAGCACTACGGCGCGTTCAACGGCCTGAACCTGTGCTTTGAAACGCGCGAGGGCATCCTCAAGCATTGCTCGCGCGAGAACGCGCGCAAGCTCGGCGATCTCGGCGAACGCTTTCTCACGGGCAAGCAGCCGTCGCTGGAAGCGCAGATCGCGAATGTGGCCGACGAAATCGCCTACAACAATCACGATGTCGACGACGGCCTGCGCTCCGGTCTCATCACGCTCGAGCAGCTTTCGGAAGTGAGCCTCTGGCACACGCACTTCGAGGCCGCGCGCGCCGATTATCCGAACATCGACGGGCGCAGGCTGATTCACGAGACCATCCGCCGCATCATCAATACGCTGATCGTCGATCTGATCGAATCGACGAGCCGCAATCTCGAACGCATAGCGCCGCAATCCATCGACGATATTCGCAATGCGCCGCCGCTCGTCGCGCACACCGAAGAAGTCGCGGCGCAGGCGGCGCAGCTCAAGCGTTTCCTGTTCCGGAACCTGTACCGCCATTTTCGCGTGATGCGCATGGCGAACAAGGCGAAGCGCGTCGTGACCGGCCTGTTCGACGCGTTCACCGACGACCCGCGCCTCTTGCCGCCCGCTTATCAGGCAAGCCAGCCTGTTGCGGAGGAATCGGCGAATGATGCGCCATCGTCGAGCCACGACAGTTCGCAGGCGCGGCTGATCGCGCATTACATCGCCGGGATGACGGATCGCTATGCATTGAAGGAGTATCAACGCCTGTTTGTCATCGACAACAACTAA
- the aroB gene encoding 3-dehydroquinate synthase: MITVNVELGERAYPIHIGAGLIGRTELFAPHIKGASVAIVTNSTIDPLYGDRLRAALEPLGKKVTTVVLPDGEAHKNWETLNQIFDALLTERADRKTTLIALGGGVVGDMTGFAAASYMRGVPFIQVPTTLLSQVDSSVGGKTGINHPLGKNMIGAFYQPQAVIADIAALHSLPERELAAGMAEVIKTAAIKDAEFFEWIEANVDALNRQDETALAHAVKRSCEIKASVVASDEREGGQRAILNFGHTFGHAIEAGLGYGEWLHGEAVGCGMVMAADLSVRLGKLDEAARQRLVRVIEAAKLPVTAPKLGDDRYVDLMKIDKKAEAGEIKFILLTRFGATEIAGAPDQAVRATLAASI; this comes from the coding sequence ATGATTACCGTCAATGTCGAACTGGGCGAGCGCGCCTATCCCATTCATATCGGTGCGGGCCTGATCGGCCGCACGGAGTTGTTCGCCCCGCATATCAAGGGCGCATCCGTTGCGATCGTCACTAACTCGACCATCGATCCCTTGTACGGCGACCGGCTGCGCGCCGCGCTCGAACCGCTCGGCAAGAAGGTGACGACCGTCGTCCTGCCAGACGGCGAGGCGCACAAGAACTGGGAAACGCTCAACCAGATTTTCGACGCGCTCCTCACCGAACGCGCCGACCGCAAGACCACGTTGATCGCGCTGGGCGGCGGCGTCGTCGGCGACATGACCGGCTTTGCCGCGGCGAGCTACATGCGCGGCGTGCCGTTCATCCAGGTGCCGACCACGCTGCTCTCGCAGGTGGATTCGTCGGTGGGCGGAAAGACGGGCATCAATCATCCGCTCGGCAAGAACATGATCGGCGCGTTCTACCAGCCGCAGGCAGTGATCGCCGATATCGCGGCGCTGCATTCGCTGCCGGAGCGCGAACTGGCGGCGGGTATGGCGGAAGTCATCAAGACCGCCGCGATTAAAGACGCGGAATTCTTCGAGTGGATCGAAGCGAACGTCGATGCACTCAACCGTCAGGACGAGACCGCGCTCGCGCATGCCGTTAAGCGCTCGTGCGAGATCAAGGCGTCGGTGGTCGCGTCCGACGAACGCGAAGGCGGGCAGCGCGCGATCCTCAATTTCGGCCACACGTTCGGCCATGCGATCGAAGCCGGACTCGGCTATGGCGAATGGCTGCACGGCGAGGCGGTCGGTTGCGGCATGGTGATGGCCGCCGACCTGTCGGTGCGCCTCGGCAAGCTCGACGAAGCCGCGCGCCAGCGCCTCGTGCGCGTGATCGAGGCGGCCAAGTTGCCCGTCACGGCGCCGAAGCTTGGTGACGACCGCTACGTCGATCTCATGAAAATCGACAAGAAGGCCGAAGCCGGCGAAATCAAATTCATCCTGCTGACCCGCTTCGGTGCAACCGAGATTGCGGGCGCGCCCGATCAGGCCGTGCGCGCGACACTCGCCGCCAGCATCTGA
- a CDS encoding PilN domain-containing protein yields MTVVMLEGFNLLPYRARRRREARRRRLATFAAAGLAGCAAVGAVAGWDALERARLDERRAALEASLHAANAQVDEHARLVRAEAERRRAREAAQPLAAPRERFLALLEALAEPSPQPGVALRSVSQRTDEVELAAVAPDSQAAAQWLKRLERVRGVEAVEVMEMKRRANLATRGSRAAPARLEEASGHYEFVALVRYSPDRSRDAAASHPPRPVLAANRPATQGTHP; encoded by the coding sequence ATGACCGTCGTCATGCTCGAAGGATTCAATCTGCTTCCGTATCGGGCGCGCCGGCGTCGCGAAGCGCGGCGTCGTCGGCTTGCGACGTTCGCCGCCGCGGGCCTGGCGGGCTGTGCGGCAGTGGGCGCCGTCGCGGGCTGGGATGCACTCGAGCGCGCGCGTCTCGATGAGCGGCGCGCGGCTCTCGAGGCGTCGTTGCACGCCGCGAATGCGCAGGTCGACGAACACGCGCGGCTCGTGCGCGCCGAAGCCGAGCGGCGGCGCGCGCGGGAGGCGGCGCAACCGCTGGCCGCGCCGCGCGAGCGGTTTCTTGCGCTGCTCGAAGCGCTCGCCGAGCCGTCGCCGCAACCGGGCGTGGCGCTGCGAAGCGTCTCGCAGCGAACCGATGAAGTCGAACTTGCGGCGGTCGCGCCCGATTCGCAGGCGGCGGCGCAGTGGCTCAAGCGGCTGGAGCGCGTGCGCGGCGTCGAGGCCGTCGAAGTGATGGAGATGAAGCGACGCGCCAATCTCGCCACACGCGGCAGCCGTGCGGCGCCTGCGCGTCTCGAAGAAGCGTCGGGGCACTACGAATTCGTGGCGCTTGTGCGTTATTCGCCTGATCGCTCGCGCGATGCGGCCGCGTCGCATCCGCCGCGGCCAGTGCTCGCGGCGAATCGTCCGGCAACGCAGGGGACGCATCCATGA
- the pilO gene encoding type 4a pilus biogenesis protein PilO: MNSIAMKLPAARKRERNLPSIWQPIDEWSRRRTALAALAVASLVTVFGVRAWRMSDASQVDASRVEWAATQAKARDAGRIAAELPELRARVALRRLEPEHWSAADALRGIADIAAQSGLRETAIEPVPAKIAKGVEPKTPAPTPERTLKLRAQGSFAEMRRFLEALAGMPRLVVPEGVQIRRQPDALVIETALRVFDSLPPIPLATASPRANAFIVDPFGSGESAPGGDMLLVGTFIAPRRVMALLQSAVDVDGFAPGQKVGQERLARVVPRTVELVRDDGSSRKLTMTEDRP, encoded by the coding sequence ATGAACAGCATCGCGATGAAGTTACCCGCCGCCCGAAAGCGCGAGCGCAATCTGCCGTCGATATGGCAACCGATCGACGAATGGTCGCGGCGACGCACCGCGCTCGCCGCGCTCGCTGTGGCTTCCCTCGTCACGGTGTTTGGCGTGCGCGCCTGGCGCATGTCGGACGCGAGCCAGGTCGATGCGAGCCGCGTGGAATGGGCGGCCACGCAGGCAAAGGCCCGGGACGCCGGACGCATCGCGGCCGAATTGCCGGAACTGAGGGCGCGGGTTGCGTTGCGCCGCCTGGAGCCGGAGCACTGGAGCGCCGCCGACGCATTGCGCGGCATCGCGGATATCGCGGCACAGAGCGGGCTGCGCGAAACGGCCATCGAGCCTGTGCCGGCGAAAATCGCGAAAGGCGTCGAGCCGAAAACGCCCGCGCCGACGCCGGAGCGCACGCTCAAGCTGCGCGCCCAGGGCAGTTTTGCGGAGATGCGCCGCTTTCTGGAAGCGCTTGCCGGCATGCCACGGCTTGTCGTGCCCGAAGGCGTGCAGATCCGGCGACAGCCGGACGCGCTCGTCATCGAAACCGCGCTGCGCGTTTTCGATTCGCTGCCGCCCATTCCGCTCGCGACGGCCTCGCCGCGCGCAAACGCGTTCATCGTCGATCCATTCGGCAGCGGCGAGAGCGCACCAGGCGGCGACATGCTGCTCGTGGGCACGTTCATCGCGCCGCGCCGCGTGATGGCGCTGCTGCAAAGCGCCGTCGATGTCGACGGCTTTGCGCCAGGGCAGAAGGTCGGTCAGGAACGGCTCGCGCGCGTCGTGCCGCGCACGGTCGAACTGGTTCGCGACGACGGTTCCTCGCGCAAGCTGACTATGACGGAGGATCGCCCGTGA
- the ugpE gene encoding sn-glycerol-3-phosphate ABC transporter permease UgpE, whose protein sequence is MIENRRGFDIFCHAVLLLGVALIVFPVYVAFCAATMNSKEVFSVPLSLVPSTHLFENVANIWTHGSGNAAAPFGRMLINSLVMALVISFGKIAVSIISAYAIVFFRFPLKNVAFWLIFITLMLPVEVRIFPTVQVVSSMHLSNTYAGLTLPLIASATATFLFRQFFMTLPDELMEAARIDGAGPLRFFWDVVLPLSKTNIAALFVITFIYGWNQYLWPILITNETSLQTAVVGIKSMIASGDTATEWHLVMTATLLAMLPPLAVVLTMQRWFVRGLVDSEK, encoded by the coding sequence ATGATCGAGAATCGTCGCGGTTTCGATATCTTCTGTCACGCTGTGCTGCTTCTCGGCGTCGCGCTGATCGTGTTTCCGGTGTATGTCGCGTTCTGCGCGGCCACCATGAACTCGAAAGAAGTCTTCAGCGTGCCGCTCTCGCTCGTGCCGAGCACGCATCTGTTCGAGAACGTCGCCAACATCTGGACGCACGGCAGCGGCAACGCGGCGGCGCCGTTCGGACGCATGCTGATCAACAGCCTCGTGATGGCGCTCGTCATTTCGTTCGGCAAGATCGCGGTGTCCATCATCTCCGCGTATGCCATCGTGTTCTTCCGCTTTCCGCTCAAGAACGTTGCGTTCTGGCTCATCTTCATCACGCTGATGCTGCCGGTGGAAGTGCGTATCTTTCCGACGGTGCAGGTCGTCTCGTCGATGCATCTGTCGAACACATACGCCGGACTGACGCTGCCGCTGATCGCCTCCGCAACGGCGACGTTCCTGTTCCGCCAGTTCTTCATGACGCTGCCCGATGAACTGATGGAAGCGGCGCGCATCGACGGCGCGGGACCGCTGCGTTTCTTCTGGGACGTCGTGTTGCCGCTCTCGAAGACGAACATCGCGGCGCTGTTCGTCATCACGTTCATCTACGGCTGGAATCAGTATCTCTGGCCCATTCTCATCACCAACGAGACGTCGCTGCAGACGGCGGTGGTCGGCATCAAGAGCATGATCGCCTCGGGCGATACCGCGACCGAATGGCATCTCGTCATGACCGCGACGCTGCTCGCGATGCTGCCTCCGCTCGCCGTCGTGCTGACCATGCAGCGCTGGTTCGTGCGCGGCCTCGTGGATTCGGAAAAGTAA
- the aroK gene encoding shikimate kinase AroK, which yields MQEGHANANIFFVGLMGAGKTTVGRAVARRLQRSFIDSDHEIEARTGARIPVIWELEGETGFRQREANVIDELSQRSGIVLATGGGAVLRPDNREHLKNRGIVIYLRANPHDLWQRTRRDKNRPLLQTEDPRGKLEALFQTRDPLYHECADFVVETGRPTVNALVNMVLMQLEVAGVVKSAES from the coding sequence TTGCAGGAAGGGCACGCGAACGCGAACATTTTTTTCGTCGGACTCATGGGGGCGGGTAAAACCACCGTGGGCCGTGCGGTTGCGCGCCGTTTGCAGCGCTCGTTCATCGATTCGGACCACGAGATCGAGGCGCGCACGGGCGCTCGCATCCCGGTGATCTGGGAACTCGAAGGCGAGACCGGTTTTCGCCAGCGCGAGGCGAACGTCATCGACGAGTTGTCGCAGCGCAGCGGCATCGTGCTCGCGACGGGCGGCGGCGCCGTGTTGCGGCCCGACAATCGCGAACATCTGAAGAATCGCGGCATCGTCATTTATCTGCGCGCCAATCCGCACGATCTCTGGCAGCGCACGCGGCGCGACAAGAACCGGCCGTTGTTACAGACCGAAGACCCGCGCGGCAAGCTCGAAGCGCTTTTTCAGACGCGCGACCCGCTGTATCACGAATGCGCGGATTTCGTCGTGGAAACGGGGCGGCCGACCGTCAATGCGCTCGTCAATATGGTCCTGATGCAACTGGAGGTAGCCGGCGTGGTCAAGTCGGCTGAGTCATAA
- a CDS encoding antibiotic biosynthesis monooxygenase family protein — MILEIAQLPVKAGEESAFEAAFDEAQKIIAAQPGYRSHELVRGADSGNSSQYVLLVRWDSIEAHDPGFRQSAGYQRWREMLHRFYEPGIAVAHFATVAGALKD; from the coding sequence ATGATTCTCGAAATCGCGCAGTTGCCCGTGAAGGCGGGCGAGGAAAGCGCATTCGAAGCCGCTTTCGATGAAGCGCAGAAGATCATCGCGGCGCAGCCCGGATATCGTTCGCATGAACTCGTGCGTGGCGCGGATAGCGGCAACTCATCGCAATACGTGTTGCTCGTGCGCTGGGATTCGATCGAGGCGCATGACCCCGGCTTTCGGCAATCGGCGGGTTATCAACGCTGGCGCGAAATGCTGCATCGTTTCTATGAGCCGGGCATCGCGGTCGCGCATTTCGCGACCGTGGCCGGCGCGTTGAAGGACTGA
- a CDS encoding sn-glycerol-3-phosphate import ATP-binding protein UgpC produces MAALNLKAVRKTYDGKNFVLHGIDVDVADGEFVVMVGPSGCGKSTLLRMVAGLESVSDGEIEIGGKVVNKLEPKDRDIAMVFQNYALYPHMSVAQNMAYALKIGGADRATIDSRVANAARILELEHLLARKPRELSGGQRQRVAMGRAIVREPAVFLFDEPLSNLDAKLRVQMRLEIQRLHARLATTSLYVTHDQIEAMTLAQRVIVMNKGHAEQIGAPTDVYERPATVFVASFIGSPAMNLLEGRLSEDGTTFAVAGDGPALPVAGASGLTSAMHGRDWIVGIRPEHMTPGIPGAASATLDVDSAELLGADNLAHGKWGKHDVAARLPHEHRPQRGERLAVSLSARHLHFFDPATGLRAN; encoded by the coding sequence ATGGCCGCGCTGAATCTCAAGGCTGTCAGAAAGACCTACGACGGCAAGAACTTCGTGTTGCATGGTATCGACGTGGATGTTGCGGATGGCGAGTTCGTCGTCATGGTCGGTCCGTCGGGATGCGGAAAATCGACGCTGCTGCGCATGGTCGCGGGACTCGAAAGCGTGTCCGACGGCGAGATCGAAATCGGCGGCAAGGTCGTGAACAAGCTGGAGCCGAAGGATCGCGACATCGCCATGGTGTTCCAGAACTACGCGCTCTATCCGCACATGAGCGTCGCGCAGAACATGGCGTATGCGCTCAAGATCGGCGGCGCGGATCGGGCGACGATCGACTCGCGTGTGGCCAACGCCGCGCGCATCCTCGAACTCGAACATCTGCTTGCGCGCAAGCCGCGCGAGTTGTCCGGCGGGCAACGGCAGCGCGTCGCGATGGGCCGCGCGATCGTGCGCGAGCCGGCCGTGTTTCTGTTCGATGAACCTTTGTCGAACCTCGACGCCAAGCTGCGCGTGCAAATGCGCCTCGAAATCCAGCGCCTGCATGCGCGTCTCGCCACGACGAGTCTTTACGTCACGCACGATCAGATCGAAGCGATGACGCTCGCGCAACGCGTGATCGTGATGAACAAGGGACACGCCGAGCAGATCGGCGCGCCGACCGACGTGTACGAACGTCCGGCAACCGTATTCGTCGCGAGCTTCATTGGATCGCCGGCGATGAATCTGCTCGAAGGACGTCTGTCGGAAGACGGCACGACCTTCGCCGTCGCGGGCGATGGACCGGCGCTGCCCGTCGCGGGCGCGAGCGGCCTGACGAGCGCGATGCACGGGCGCGACTGGATCGTCGGCATTCGGCCCGAGCACATGACGCCGGGCATTCCCGGCGCGGCGAGCGCGACGCTCGATGTCGATTCGGCCGAGCTGCTCGGCGCCGACAATCTCGCGCACGGCAAGTGGGGCAAACACGACGTGGCGGCGCGCTTGCCGCACGAGCACCGGCCGCAGCGCGGCGAGCGTTTGGCCGTGTCGTTGTCGGCGCGTCATCTGCATTTCTTCGATCCGGCCACGGGCCTGCGCGCCAACTGA